From Gammaproteobacteria bacterium, the proteins below share one genomic window:
- a CDS encoding error-prone DNA polymerase, which translates to MFNNFNEWLCKTNFSFLHGASHPRDLIETANALGYQSLCINDFDGAYGLARCYRELDYLRNNQLHQGLKLNYGAEIHLQADHDLPVLLQDTLVLVAQNHQGYTNLNRLLSYAHREGKDYANIPLEYLLGSDVDGIFAIQPMRGRVRTQNSPGHHVELKQCFEGRYFLAISRHLHPAEDRWINTTLACARRHKLDYILTQDVFFHNRQQKCVSDLLQAIRTNRVLDQCREHFFPNAERCLHRVNELQRLFAVVPGYRKALGLSRSLNRCCQFDLDQLGYHYPGEMIPAGHDALSYLRFLVDEGLQEKFEHKPPDKILQQIEHELVLIEKLNFADYFLTVWDIVSWARRQHILCQGRGSAANSSVCFVLGITSVNPDQFDLLFERFVSMERGDPPDIDVDFEHERREEVIQYIYQRYGRDRAAMVANVITFRGKGSLRAVGKALGVDDGLLQQMSKIASSRYFRGTGTENIVMALKNDHEQENPLATKISWELWMQLTEKLCGFPRHLGIHSGGFMLADKPLNCLLPQEPATMVGRSVIQWSKEDIEALGFFKIDVLSLGMLSAIRKCFDYIENYYGKYLSLDSIPDDDQPTYAMIQKADTVGVFQIESRAQMSMLPRLKPACFYDLVIEVAIIRPGPIQGNVIHPYLARRNGLEPITYPDERLHPILQRTLGIAIFQEQAMRIAIAVGNFTPGEANELRKKIGSWGIKDFNRDLNPLLVKLEQGMRDNQIKPEFAEQILGQMKGFAEYGFPESHAVSFSLIAYASCYLKCHFPAAFYISVLNSQPMGFYSPHALLQSAQREGVRLLPISMNHSQWDHLLEKTASHQPYAIRLGFRLVNGLAKSTAARIVQQRNDSQAWKSFEDFVHDCGISRDQVTALAASDLFFDTGDSRSQALWKSEAAPYLPMLDDVDDNIDWKPETKLESIQKDFRAFKTSLKEHPVAVLKKEQWPYRVAVEKFTVANRLIELPADKDVFAFGLVLVKQSPGSAKGMVFVTLEDETGFFNLAFTPQVYSRFYRLVDQRPFLCVVGRLQRVNESHSILVKRVFDLESGANLLSLRRDDHVIKHGAEVELIKPRAFY; encoded by the coding sequence ATGTTCAACAATTTTAACGAATGGCTGTGTAAAACCAATTTCAGTTTTCTACACGGGGCATCGCATCCACGGGATTTAATCGAGACTGCCAATGCGCTGGGGTACCAGTCACTATGCATCAATGATTTTGATGGTGCTTACGGGCTTGCAAGATGCTATCGCGAACTTGACTATCTCAGGAATAACCAATTACACCAGGGTTTAAAGCTTAACTATGGTGCTGAAATACATTTACAGGCAGATCACGATTTACCGGTGTTATTACAGGATACGCTGGTACTGGTTGCCCAGAATCATCAGGGGTATACCAATCTTAATCGTCTACTGAGCTACGCGCACCGGGAGGGGAAGGATTATGCCAACATCCCACTCGAGTACCTGCTAGGCAGCGATGTCGATGGAATATTTGCGATTCAGCCGATGCGGGGCAGAGTACGCACACAAAACAGCCCCGGTCACCACGTTGAGCTCAAGCAATGCTTCGAAGGACGATACTTCCTGGCCATTAGTCGCCACCTGCACCCGGCTGAGGACCGCTGGATAAATACAACGCTTGCATGCGCAAGGCGTCATAAGCTCGATTACATCCTGACCCAGGATGTGTTTTTCCATAACCGGCAACAAAAATGCGTTAGCGATTTACTTCAGGCGATTCGTACCAACCGGGTACTTGATCAATGCCGTGAACATTTTTTCCCGAATGCCGAACGTTGTCTGCATCGTGTTAATGAATTACAGCGCCTGTTTGCAGTTGTTCCCGGTTATCGCAAGGCCCTGGGTCTGTCACGGTCATTGAACCGGTGCTGCCAGTTTGATCTCGACCAGCTCGGTTATCACTATCCTGGGGAAATGATTCCCGCCGGGCATGATGCCCTGTCCTACTTGCGATTTCTGGTTGACGAGGGTTTGCAGGAGAAATTCGAGCACAAGCCGCCCGACAAGATTCTGCAACAAATCGAGCACGAACTGGTTTTAATCGAGAAACTCAACTTCGCCGATTATTTTCTCACGGTCTGGGACATTGTCAGTTGGGCAAGGCGTCAACATATCCTGTGCCAGGGGCGGGGGTCTGCCGCCAACTCCAGCGTCTGTTTCGTACTTGGAATTACCTCGGTCAATCCGGACCAATTTGATTTACTGTTCGAGCGTTTTGTCAGCATGGAACGGGGTGATCCACCTGATATCGATGTCGATTTCGAGCACGAGCGTCGTGAAGAGGTGATCCAGTATATTTACCAGCGTTATGGCCGTGATCGTGCAGCAATGGTCGCGAATGTCATCACCTTCAGAGGCAAGGGATCATTGCGCGCAGTCGGCAAGGCACTCGGGGTTGATGATGGATTACTCCAGCAAATGTCAAAGATTGCCTCGAGTCGCTATTTTCGCGGCACCGGTACCGAAAACATTGTCATGGCACTTAAAAATGATCATGAACAAGAAAATCCTCTGGCCACGAAAATCAGCTGGGAACTGTGGATGCAGCTCACCGAAAAGTTATGCGGATTTCCTCGTCATCTCGGTATTCATTCGGGTGGCTTTATGCTGGCCGATAAACCATTAAACTGCCTGTTGCCACAGGAACCGGCAACCATGGTGGGGCGAAGCGTTATTCAATGGAGTAAAGAAGATATCGAGGCACTCGGTTTTTTTAAAATCGATGTCCTCAGTCTTGGCATGCTGTCGGCAATTCGAAAGTGTTTCGACTATATCGAAAACTATTATGGCAAGTATTTAAGCCTGGATTCGATACCAGATGATGACCAACCTACCTACGCCATGATCCAGAAAGCCGATACCGTCGGTGTATTCCAGATTGAATCACGTGCACAAATGTCGATGCTACCGCGCCTGAAGCCGGCGTGTTTCTATGACCTGGTGATCGAGGTTGCCATTATCCGGCCTGGCCCGATCCAGGGTAATGTTATCCATCCTTATCTGGCGCGGCGAAATGGCCTGGAGCCGATAACTTACCCGGATGAACGCCTGCACCCGATCCTGCAACGCACACTCGGGATTGCCATTTTCCAGGAGCAGGCAATGCGTATTGCGATAGCGGTTGGTAATTTCACGCCCGGTGAAGCCAATGAGCTGCGCAAGAAAATAGGATCCTGGGGGATAAAGGACTTTAACCGGGATTTAAATCCTCTACTGGTCAAGCTCGAACAGGGAATGCGCGACAATCAGATCAAGCCAGAGTTTGCCGAACAAATTCTCGGCCAGATGAAAGGTTTTGCCGAGTATGGATTTCCGGAGTCTCACGCGGTTTCATTTTCATTGATTGCCTATGCTTCCTGCTACCTGAAATGTCACTTCCCGGCCGCGTTTTATATTTCTGTTTTAAACTCGCAACCGATGGGTTTTTATTCACCGCATGCCTTGTTGCAATCGGCACAACGTGAAGGCGTCCGGCTGTTACCGATCTCAATGAACCATTCACAATGGGATCATCTGCTCGAAAAAACTGCGTCACATCAGCCATACGCGATTCGTCTCGGATTTCGCCTCGTTAATGGTCTTGCGAAGTCGACGGCTGCCAGGATAGTTCAGCAACGAAATGATTCGCAAGCCTGGAAAAGTTTCGAAGACTTTGTCCATGACTGTGGTATATCACGGGACCAGGTAACGGCTTTAGCTGCATCCGATTTGTTTTTTGATACTGGTGATTCGCGCTCACAGGCCCTGTGGAAATCGGAAGCAGCACCCTACCTGCCCATGCTTGACGATGTCGACGATAATATCGACTGGAAACCGGAAACAAAACTGGAATCGATTCAAAAAGACTTCAGGGCGTTTAAAACCAGCCTCAAGGAACATCCCGTAGCGGTCCTTAAAAAGGAGCAATGGCCCTATCGAGTCGCGGTAGAAAAATTTACAGTTGCCAATCGCCTGATCGAGTTACCGGCGGATAAAGATGTTTTCGCATTCGGCCTGGTGCTGGTGAAACAATCTCCGGGATCAGCAAAGGGGATGGTATTCGTCACGCTCGAGGATGAAACCGGATTTTTCAACCTCGCTTTTACACCCCAGGTTTATTCCCGCTTTTATCGGTTGGTAGACCAGCGACCTTTTCTCTGTGTGGTTGGCCGTCTGCAAAGGGTTAACGAATCACATTCGATACTGGTGAAACGTGTTTTTGATCTTGAATCAGGTGCGAACCTGTTGTCACTGCGCAGAGATGATCATGTAATCAAGCATGGCGCTGAAGTCGAGTTAATCAAGCCCAGGGCTTTTTACTAG
- the lexA gene encoding transcriptional repressor LexA: MESLTDIQQAVYDYTRQAVRQGQPFPSLRDIAGHFGFQHTTARFHLKALEKKGFIRQRSQRVSDYLLPDEMNTGSQDFDLVARIPAGAPMPVFDETRESFSVNHEFFGGGDVIGIRVIGDSMAGDAIADGDIAMIKRQQEANKGEILALRIDGEITLKRIQLDGDSAQLVPSNPDHSIRVVPAWQLEILGKLVGIIRKV; the protein is encoded by the coding sequence ATGGAATCGTTGACCGACATCCAGCAGGCCGTTTACGACTATACCCGCCAGGCGGTGAGGCAGGGGCAACCGTTTCCTTCATTACGTGATATTGCCGGTCATTTTGGCTTTCAACACACCACGGCGCGTTTTCACCTCAAGGCACTTGAAAAAAAGGGATTTATTCGACAGCGCTCGCAACGCGTTTCGGATTACCTGTTGCCGGATGAAATGAATACAGGTTCTCAAGACTTCGACCTGGTTGCAAGGATACCGGCTGGTGCACCAATGCCCGTGTTCGATGAAACCCGTGAATCGTTCTCGGTGAACCACGAATTTTTTGGCGGAGGCGATGTTATCGGCATTCGCGTCATCGGTGACAGTATGGCGGGTGATGCTATCGCCGATGGTGATATCGCAATGATAAAACGGCAACAGGAGGCCAACAAGGGTGAAATCCTGGCGTTGCGCATCGACGGTGAAATCACGCTGAAACGTATCCAGCTGGATGGTGACAGTGCCCAGTTAGTGCCTTCAAACCCTGATCACTCGATTCGCGTGGTACCTGCCTGGCAACTCGAGATTCTCGGCAAGCTGGTTGGCATCATTCGCAAGGTTTGA
- a CDS encoding VRR-NUC domain-containing protein, which produces MQPDLPETYYLDNVLTLFDHVTRVYADLLEKQQLEFLQGFAALGRDAKMLFIRLQNRSPNWYRADKLAYREIDSIDAAIAELAEQGFLEVNGEIDHPTLLSLYTMPELRAIMTDDSSLKQLKRAELEQALLESDDDVFFEQLRKRDTLLQVLRADEYLLCQMLFFGNLNQSMTDFVLRDLGMYQFESYSIDTEHRPYRSTLEIQQHWMLYQLETLFELSDKTDRSVLTELTAMIPPDIEPLSPAYRKCQQLRYQVARQLERIGTLSEALEQYRQCSLPPARERIARIHDQQGRPQDALDQCMQIIEQPIDEEELQFASMFAGRLIKRHGFETQESIESLAITHQPEIIELPLAPHDSVEIAVAEYYVSLDDADSCYYVENSIFNGVLGLLIWEAVFAPLPGAFYNPFQYRPADFYEHDFCARRQDLLAQTWTSISSNDDIWRIVSKRWVEKQDLMNPLVNWQSLDLDLIELALERIDYQHWTAIFKRILRDLRNNRSGFPDLVRFPPAGGYCLIEVKGPGDSLQKNQRRWMQYFHEHGIPHQLARVTWQTH; this is translated from the coding sequence ATGCAACCCGACTTACCCGAAACCTATTACCTCGATAACGTACTCACCCTGTTTGACCACGTTACCCGTGTCTACGCGGACCTGCTCGAAAAACAGCAACTCGAGTTCCTGCAAGGTTTCGCAGCCCTCGGCAGGGACGCAAAAATGCTCTTTATCCGTTTGCAGAATCGCAGCCCTAACTGGTATCGCGCGGACAAGCTTGCCTACCGCGAAATCGATTCAATCGATGCAGCAATCGCTGAACTCGCCGAACAGGGCTTTCTCGAGGTCAATGGTGAAATCGATCATCCAACTCTGTTATCGCTCTACACGATGCCGGAACTGCGCGCAATCATGACTGACGATTCGAGCTTGAAACAGTTGAAACGAGCCGAACTTGAACAGGCGCTGCTGGAAAGTGACGACGATGTGTTTTTCGAGCAGCTGAGAAAAAGAGATACCCTGCTGCAAGTACTGCGTGCAGACGAATACCTGCTTTGCCAAATGCTTTTCTTCGGTAACCTGAACCAGTCGATGACCGATTTCGTTTTACGCGACCTCGGCATGTATCAATTCGAAAGCTATAGCATCGACACTGAACACCGGCCTTACCGCAGTACGCTTGAGATCCAGCAACACTGGATGCTCTACCAGCTGGAGACCCTGTTCGAACTGAGTGATAAAACAGACCGCTCCGTTTTGACAGAACTGACCGCTATGATTCCACCCGATATCGAACCGCTGTCACCAGCCTATCGCAAATGTCAGCAACTGCGTTACCAGGTTGCTCGTCAACTGGAACGCATCGGCACATTATCCGAGGCGCTTGAGCAATACCGTCAATGCTCGTTGCCTCCGGCCCGCGAACGCATCGCCCGTATCCACGATCAACAGGGCCGTCCTCAGGATGCGTTGGATCAGTGTATGCAAATCATCGAGCAACCGATCGATGAAGAGGAACTGCAGTTTGCAAGCATGTTTGCCGGACGACTGATAAAACGACATGGTTTCGAAACGCAGGAATCCATCGAGTCTCTGGCCATCACTCACCAGCCCGAAATTATCGAGCTCCCGCTGGCACCGCATGACTCGGTCGAAATCGCGGTGGCCGAGTATTATGTCAGCCTCGATGATGCCGACAGTTGCTACTATGTTGAAAACAGTATTTTTAACGGCGTTCTCGGCCTGCTGATCTGGGAGGCCGTATTTGCGCCGTTGCCGGGTGCTTTTTATAACCCGTTTCAATATCGTCCCGCCGATTTCTACGAGCATGATTTCTGTGCCAGGCGCCAGGATTTACTGGCGCAAACCTGGACATCGATCAGTAGTAATGACGACATCTGGCGCATCGTCTCGAAGCGATGGGTAGAAAAACAGGATTTAATGAATCCGCTCGTCAACTGGCAGAGTCTCGATCTTGATCTGATCGAACTTGCGCTCGAGCGAATTGACTATCAGCACTGGACAGCCATATTCAAGCGCATCTTGCGCGACCTGCGCAACAACCGTAGCGGTTTCCCGGACCTGGTGCGTTTCCCGCCCGCGGGTGGTTATTGCCTGATCGAGGTTAAAGGACCGGGCGACAGCCTGCAAAAGAACCAGCGGCGCTGGATGCAGTATTTTCACGAACATGGGATACCACACCAGTTAGCCCGGGTCACATGGCAGACGCACTGA